In the Salvia splendens isolate huo1 chromosome 16, SspV2, whole genome shotgun sequence genome, TAGCAATGCTCGGGGAAACGTGACTAGGGGAGGGGAATAAGAAAAAGGGGATAGAAAGGGGATAAGGACAATGGAGCATCAAACACTTCTTGATAAGAAAGAAAAGGTTCATAAGACAATATGAAGGATTATACAATCCAAAAGAGAGTTTGCGGAGCGTCATCTCAAAACAAAGTATTGTCCTTATGACCTCTTTAGCACAAAATATTACAACGAGGCACAACGGAAGAAGTTGCAAAACACGGCGGTATGTGTGAAGACATATGCCACAGAAAATCCTACAAAAGATGTGAGACAACCACCAACTCCACTCAGCCACCATTTCATCatcagctcaacctgcacatttataaatacatgcagggctgagtacggggtactcagtgaacacattgccgaaaattacacatatataataaaaagtCATTGTCATCATGCCATAGCAGTAACAcacggggtttttcttaaaggcccgagcttactaagtTCATTTTCATAAAGTTCGTCTGATCAGACTAAGTTCATCCTTGTAATCCGCCATATCTGATAATTCATAGTGtgtcgggaaggtggccaccttccacgatcACATTGACCGGCCAACCCTTACGATGACACACGGTCCATTCCTTTGTGTACACTAACTCGAATAGGATTTTCAGTCCTATTGGAGTCCGAATTcgttttatttctttttggcatagccaaaacagataggcatcataaaataaataatttatggcACGATAACATTTGCAAACAAAAAAAGTGCGattttatcaaacaaaaatcCTTTCATATATGCTTGATAATTTTATCCACACTTAATGTGTTGGatataaagcccacctcgatgcttccaaaaatacccttctCAAGCTCGGTTTCGAAAATCAACTCCTTGAACACGCCCTTCTTGAAAGAGGGTATTAATTCAATTAGTCGTAAGAACATTCATAAAAGATGATATGAAATGATCTTATATGAGGTATGCATCCTACGTTCAGGGTTTAGATTAAAAGAAAGTTCATTCGATTCAAGCTCGCGGCATTCTAAATAATTTAGAGACTTTTAATTacttgggaaaaaaaataaaaactcattaAGCACATATTTTAACTTATCCATAAGAAATTCATCAAGAGATCAATATTAATTGACTCTAAAgattagaaaagaaaaataattaatcgtgagattaattatttaatcaaaccGAACCATTCAAAATTATTTGGAAACCACCATCAAACCATCAATTAAATTGAAGAGCTAAACCTCTCTCATTTCCTTTCACTTCTCGGCCCAAAGAAAAGATTTAATGAAGCCCAAACAAAATATTAAAGTTTTGGCCCAACAAGAGCCCAAGTCCTAAAATTCAAAAGTGAACGCTATATTCACCATCCCAAATTCAGATTTGTCTTGCCTCTTTCTtctcccctctttctctctcaccgATCTCTTACTCTCTCTCGTTCTCCTTCGTTCACCGGGGCTCGGCCGGTCATTGCGTCGCCGGCGAACGACGCTCGCACCGCCGGCTGCACGCCGCCCACCTCACCGCTGTCAGCAGGTCACGCTGCTGCTCGTACTCCCACCGTCCGCTCCCTCTCACGCAGCTGCGTCGTCGTCCACCAGGTACATCtctcttttctcatttttctctttctctttaacacacacacgcacatacATGTACATACACATGCTTTCCCCTTCATCTCTCACTTCAGTTCTTCCAAAACAGGTCCGGCAGACCCGTCGCTTAATCTGGCTCGCCGGCGTGTGAGCCCAGCTGCCGTCGCGGGGTGGGGCAGCGGGGTCATTCCGGATGCGATGTTGCAGCCGCCGGAGCTTCGCTGGCAGCTGGTGTGTTGAGGGGCAGTGGCGACAGGGGTTTGGCGTGAAAGGCTGCCACCGTGTGACAGCAGTAGCAGCAGCGTGTGTGCGTGTATGGCTGCCGAGAGGGCAGCAAGGTGTGCGTGGCTGCCGCAGACAGCAGCAGCGGCACCGTTCGGGCAGCCCGGTGTTCTCCTAAGTTCACTAAAAGCTAAGTTCTACTATCTCGAGCTCAACGTTATTTCCATGGTTATCAAAATTCATAGATCTTGATtgcttaaaaaatatatatatatatatatatatatatatatatatatatatatatatatatataatcatggTTCTTGGCTCTTTGCTTAAGGAAGTTTGTTCAAGAAATTTTGTTTATAAGCATGAATGTTTTTCTTACGTTCACGGCATACAAGAAGATGGTATTTGGTATGTGAAAATTCTAAGTGTTCATGTTTGAATGTGGTATGAAAATGGCTATGTAGCAAAATAGTTATTAGGAGGAATTACCATGAggagaggaggagaagaaggatagtGAGTAGGAAATTGAACTCCTCTTCTTCAAACACTTACATGCATCCtcattttgataaaattttggTTAGAGAATTTTGTGAAGGAACAAAAAGTAGAGGATGATATAGTGTGGTATTTATAGGGAAGAAAGGTGCATGGTTTACATGGTTAAAACTTGATCCATACGTGGAGGTATAATGTCCAAAAGTTatggacttttttttttcactaaaaacaaaaattcacgtcttttcgtttcgataAGACGACTAATTAATGCGGCCTTAGGAAAACGTGCTTGATGTGATGCGGTTCTTATTCACTTGTCGTCTTGATTTaatgtcgaaagtgtatttgatacgtggtctatcctttcgtgtaggtatcgggAGTGCAAAAAGTGGTGATCGAGCAAGACCCGGAGGACAGAAGACGGGCTGTCCAGGTGCTGCCCGGCACTCGGCACGGCTGTCCGGTGCGAGTCCATCCCGGCACGACTCTTGTGATGTCCGAAATCGTTTTCTTACTCTAATCTAGCATCGAACTCGTTGTAAAAAAAACGCTTTTGGACTTTTGCTGGATGTATAAGACATTAAAACTTTGATTATGGGTCTCGATTCTTTTAttgcacatatatatatatatatatatatatatatacttatatattatatacttGGCTGAAGTTAGAAACAACAACGACACTCTATCGTAAACAACCTTCTATCGTAGTTTGaaattaattacttaaaaaaTCACTTATATAGGTATAATTACGCCAACACTactgtttctaataatatcgttttagcgggtcgttacatactATCtcccttaaaagaaatttcgtcccgaaatttacgaTGGTCTATTCAAACAGGTCCGggtatttttctttcatcttgTCCTCCAATTCCCACGTGTTGACGGCAACGACCGATTTGGATtgattacattttattttattttagtttaaatgTAGTTTCTACTTTTGGTTTTTACTgtattcattttattaattttcaattgattattttaaataattttttttctattttaagttggttataaataaaacaactcGAGTATATGTTTcgttaataaattaattataagtaactataattaattaatatttcatgtacTTCAACATGAATGTATGTGTGTTACATTCCATCCAGGCAAAAGTAATTCAATACTATAATTAACACTTAATAATCATTAATATTTCAATCTTCATAATTAATGATATTGCAACCAGCATGCATGCAccgtatatatattttttaacggATTGAACACTGAAGCATCAATGTTTAAAGCGTTGGCATTCGCGCGCCAAGGTAAAAAAAGTACTCCTATATAAGTAATACTTATCTTTCTTTTCTATCGCTATgtaacttttatatattaataatccAAAATATTAGGAGTATTATAATATTCTTTCGACAATTTGTAGGCATCTTTTATCATAAAGATCCATGATATGATTCATGATAACCGATAATGAAATGAATCAAAGAGTATATAAATTGTAACAATAAAAAGCAATGTTTTTAAAttacatttataaatatttttatactacaTATACTTATTTAACATTATCGAAGTTCACAAAtaattactttaattaattatgcaaaTAATTTGAAACAATAAAAGAATATGAAGAGAAATAATTCAGCAATAAGTAATActattaaaaacaaatttcgAATAGTACAATATTTGTAATACTAATAGTAAGGTACTCCTACTTAATAGGGTGTAGCAAAACATTTGATGTGaggtaaataataaaatattaaaggaGTAGATATCATATTGATAGAGGGAGAGATATGAGAGAAACTGCATACACAATTCTCGGCTAGAATGTGgatgagagaggagagaggTATATAACTACACTACATACACGCTTCCATAAAAAATGtggaagaaaagaagagaaaaatgaGCTATTTTCAAAGGATTAATTTGTAATAcactaatttatttaaaattaattaaaaattatgaaccggttttaaatatgaaataccTAAAATATCCAATTATGTACGTAGAATTATCACTCCCcttaatttttaatgatttcaaCACTTTTTAATGTTTTTGGATTTAGTCTGGGACAAAATTTTGATTAAGAAATGAGGGATGGCGATtattatttaagaaaaaaaaagtggagtCACTattaaaacattttaaaaattgataCTACTAGAGTGGAGTCACAGTTTAATTttaggaaaatatttttatattctttactaatcattatattttttattatgtgaCTCAGCAGGctgtttaaaattaaataatattgcTGAGGCAAAGCTATTAAATAAATTCATTGTTTTCCATTGCATTCGGAAAAGATAAATCTATCCCACGcattttaatgtcaaaatctcGTCGACAACTGGTCCAAGCATAGGAGTATTCCCAGCCCAAATCTATTTATTATTGGGCCCAAAACTTTATAAATAAAGCCCAAAGTTGCCCCTTCTCTTTCAATCACTCTGCCTCCTCTTCAATTTCCTCTCTCGGTCGTCCGGCGCTGTCGCTGTTGCCGGAACTCCCATCTCATCTCTCCCCTtcatctatttctctctcattCTACAATTTGAAATCTTTTTTCTTGAAAGTTCACAATACTTGAGATTGTTTCAAGTTTGCGTACACACCTTTGATGTTATATGGGCTTTTTAAAAGCCTTATcacacattttttttctctaataaaCCAATTCTATCAAAATTGTCCAAAATCGTTAGACAAGTAAATGGCAATCGTAAGAAATTTGAAGGGCTGGAACTGAAATAGACACGTATATATTGTGCTCTAAAATTCACATAGAAATTGAAACAAATTATTGTGCTCTAATATTCATCACTTGTAAACAATATGTAAGAACCACAAACAGATACAAAGTTCCTATCAAATTGCAAATTAGGTGACGTCCTTCCATCACCATCggtcaaaaaaaattacaaattaggTGACGTCCTTCCATCACCATCGgtcaaaaaaaattaagagagagaagaatgaaAATGATATGCTCTCAAATCAAACATTAATAATCtatgaaaataaatactaaaCATAAGACAAAACAAATGAAATCAAGtcaaatccaaaaaataaacaaaaaaaaaatacaattctCTGATTGTGGTATTGGACGCTGTTGACAAAGAATTCTGTGAGGTCGAGCTCCTTGAGCGTTTTGCAGGCAGAGATCGCTGCGGGTAGCCACGTTTGTCTTAAGTCGTGACGGTGGAGGTGGAGGGATTGGACGCCGTGATTGATGGCGTAGAGGGCGCAATCCTCCACGAATGACCTGTCAACTCCGCCGCCTAGGAGAGTATTGCTGCCGAATGAGATGTGGAAGGCGTGGACAGCGGCTGAGGCATGGCGGTGAGAGAGAAATTGGGAGACACGTTGGCAGTGAGAGAGGAGTTGGGATCTATTGTGTTCATAGGGGGGAGAGGTAGCTGTGTATGGGGAGGCTGAAGTGGAAGCGGAGGGCGGGGAGGGCACACCACAGCTTTTTCCATCGCTTGGAGAGAATAGCCGTCTCAACAGCTTGAAATATGCCCATCTTATCGAGGATGAGATGAATATCATCAGGGAGTTAGCTCATTCGGTAAGGGAAAAAGGGGAAATGGGCTAAAATATATACCTTACTTAATTTGCACAAAAGTACAGAAAATTACATAACTAAATGGTAAATGTTACTTGTTCCAACCTATGCACATTTTCTTGCATGTGCCCAACATAagcataataaaaaaatttgtcgTTACGTTATAAACAGGCTCATACTCATGTCCTCACGCCCGGAATCGGGCCCGTTTTGCACACTTGGCCTGAACTTGGGAGTACCATGTTTGATAACGGGCTCAAATTCTGGTCGCCCGAACACGGACATGGAAAATTTGCAAAGTGATGAATCTGTTTATTACTATCCTTATGTTGGGATACTATCATTGTGATGGGACAAGGACACGAAAACGCAAAGCGTGTTTAGATTAAGACAATTTGTAacatttaccttaccaaaaATATCAGCAGAATGATCAGGAATGTCTCATTTCCCTAATTGCCCTTTCCCTTTTCACTTTCTCCAACATTTTCGTTTCTAGCAGCAAGCGAGCGTACTCATGACGCTCTTTTTGTATTTCTTCCGTGAGTTTTGTAATCTGCAAAGAAAAGCATGAAAAACACTTAATTTCATGTCCACAAAGTTGATACTCTATCCCTCTATAAttgatgcatttcttttcggccgttgttttgtgaagatgataataaatagttaaagtggaaagaaagtaaagtaagagaggaaatATTGTAAAAGAGAGTCGTATCTAAATTATTCTCTTACTAACTTTACTTTCTTTCCACTCTAAcgatttattatcattttcacaAAACAACTGTAgtgggacaaagagagtatGATATAAAGTTCATGACAATATTTACATGAACtttgaagagagagaaaatagaagTTTATCTTGGCCAAAATGCATCTCATAGATAGTGCATCATGGACAAGATCTCTATACCACAATTCAATTTTCATGTAATCAGTGAACAAACCTTTTGGTTTAAACAAATATTCAAAGGTTTAAACAAATATTCAAAATGTCTTAAACAGCAAAACATCGATACCTTGAGATTGAGCTCTTTGTCAGTCTCCTCAAATATCTTGAATCTGAGATACAGACAGGTGCAAAATTGTGTAAGCATGGGTATATACATTCTGAACTCACAAGCATATGACTTATTATCATTGATTGTGGAGGAGAATCAGAGTCGCCTTTGGCGGGGGTTTTTTGTTTTCATAAGTTGATATAAAGCTGTTTGTCATAGTCAACAAGCGCATTAGTTCTATGATACAAGACTTACTGAGCGTGGAGTTTTTGGTTATCTTGAATTATCTTAACAGCAGCATCAGCTACTGGAACCGCTCTGGCAGGATTAATAGCATGCTGCATCAAGGAAATAACAGATAGCATCAGGTTATACACGTCGGGATGGCTTTGTTATGAAAATACAGAACACTAAGTAATTAAAGCTATTTCCATAACCACACTGATATCATCAGTTTGGGTTCTAGAATTTGTTACCCTACAAATGAGAAAACTTGGATATATGCTACTGGGAAAGCTAATGATTATAAATGACGAAAGGACCTGTAGTACATCTCCGCCAAGAGCACTGTCAACAGGTCTCACCCCTGTACCTCCCATCCTATTTACCCTTCCAGGCTCCACAACTTGCTCGTTTCTTTTCCTTCTGAGAGTTCCTCCTGTGCAATTTCATTGCATAATGAGTTTCAAAATTGTTTGTTACATTAGCAGGCATACTTCAGTAAAGAGATAAGAGATTCAGAGATATGATGAAGGCTGATACATCAAAACATATTCTGAGTTCTTACCCTCTGCATTTTGATGGAAGGACGGTAAGGAGTCTCTAGTCAGCACCACAGGTTGATATATACCAGGTCCACGATCTGAATCAGGACTAGGTGTCACTTGATGTGTCATTGGTCGAGGAACTTTCAAAACTTTATAGCCAATGAGTCCACAATGGTAATCCCTGCCAAAGAAGAATATTATAGCATAGACGGCATGATCCATCAATGGCAGAATATTCATTGCAATTTATATAAAAGCCTTTAAAGTTAGCAAATAGAGACAGGAAAGCTCAAATTCCTTGATTTTGGGTATAAACTTCGTCTTCTTTTTTCCTTCCTGAAATTGATCACTAACCAGTATTCTACTGTCATATCTTTCAGACGGGCTTCAAGCTTCTCGAAAACTGGTGTTTTCTCAAAGTCCTGTTTGTTGTGAGTAGGCTTAATAAAGTTTGCTTCCAAAATCCCTGCCATGTTGTGTGGTATAAAAATTTATGCAATTCAGGAGGAAAATACAAAACCTGGCACTATACAAAATTCTTACCAACAACTCCTCTGCCTCTGTTTCTAGCATAGCATACAACATGCCAAAATGGCTGCAGTGAGAGAAACAAAATAGGTTTCGCTGTAGGTAGATAAAGCCAGTATTAGAGATCCTAGATTATatattagaaaaaagaaaaggatgTCAAAGGAGCAATTCAGAATATCACAATGCCTTTACTATAAGAAGTCTAGAGGGATGCAGGACTGACTGAATGACTGATTGATGGCAAAGCTATACGATAGTAAGTGGAAAGAGGGTAAATAAAATTTTCCTAACTAATGTAATAATGTCAGAATTAAGAGTGTATCATCTAAAATGGTCCATTTGCCTCAGGAAGCGCTACACTATACTTGCTTGAGTTCAGTTTAACTATATTTCTGCTAGTGACAATATCGAAAGATTGATTAATACAGTAAAAGCAGTCACCAGTATCAGTCTATTCTTGTGGTAGACATTAAAACCATGTACATTTACGGCTGGAGCTTCCTTCAGGAAGCCAATTGTTGTGATGACAGATTCCTGCAATCAGTAAAATAAGGATGACATATCTCCACAATTTAACCTGATCAGAGGCTAAATAACCAAAGCAAACAATTATTGGTTAAAAGGCCAATGCAAAACAATTTCTCTGATGAATCGAGATAATGCCAAACAATTATTGACATTATCTCGATTCAAATGCGACATTATTCAATTCATAATTACTTAGACAAATTTAAtgtattcaaattaaattttaaacaaagcttatttcattttactttatt is a window encoding:
- the LOC121770074 gene encoding protein MICRORCHIDIA 6-like encodes the protein MTVEYWDYHCGLIGYKVLKVPRPMTHQVTPSPDSDRGPGIYQPVVLTRDSLPSFHQNAEGGTLRRKRNEQVVEPGRVNRMGGTGVRPVDSALGGDVLQHAINPARAVPVADAAVKIIQDNQKLHAQFKIFEETDKELNLKITKLTEEIQKERHEYARLLLETKMLEKVKRERAIREMRHS